In Fodinibius saliphilus, a genomic segment contains:
- a CDS encoding FKBP-type peptidyl-prolyl cis-trans isomerase, with product MSKVKDGDTVKVHYTGTLTEEGTVFDSSEDREPLEFTLGEGQLIPGFEQAVIGMEVGDDTTVEIESEDAYGQRREDLELEVAKSDLPDNIEPQVGMQLQMQQQENGQAIPVQITAVEDEFVKLDANHPLAGKDLTFEIELVEKVD from the coding sequence TTGTCTAAAGTAAAAGACGGTGACACCGTAAAAGTGCACTACACAGGAACATTAACGGAAGAAGGAACAGTATTTGATAGTTCCGAAGATCGAGAGCCCTTAGAATTCACGCTGGGAGAAGGTCAATTAATTCCCGGTTTTGAACAGGCTGTCATCGGCATGGAAGTTGGCGACGATACAACTGTAGAAATTGAATCAGAAGATGCCTACGGCCAGCGCCGTGAAGATCTGGAACTGGAAGTTGCAAAGTCTGATCTTCCTGACAACATCGAACCACAAGTCGGTATGCAGCTACAAATGCAGCAGCAAGAAAACGGCCAAGCTATTCCAGTTCAAATTACTGCCGTTGAAGATGAATTTGTTAAGCTTGATGCTAACCACCCGTTAGCTGGTAAAGACTTAACATTTGAAATTGAGCTTGTTGAAAAAGTGGACTAA
- a CDS encoding O-methyltransferase encodes MDLRVAEEYALAHTTEDSDIIKELIAVSEEDLEFTDMLSGRQVGRLLAILIKLSGAHRVLELGTFTGYSALTMAEALPRDGELFTCEYNKRYENIARTFFEKSEHGSKITLCMGKALETIPTIDGEFDFVFLDADKINYPSYYEMIQPRLTLGGIMVIDNVLWGGEVLEPSTDKAKAIDRLSKQIHRDKSVEQVMLTVRDGITVVRKKVKA; translated from the coding sequence ATGGATTTACGTGTTGCAGAAGAATATGCTCTCGCACATACCACAGAAGATTCTGATATTATTAAGGAATTGATTGCTGTTTCGGAGGAGGACTTAGAGTTTACCGATATGTTAAGCGGCAGGCAGGTAGGGCGCTTGCTAGCAATTTTGATTAAGCTTTCAGGAGCACACCGAGTATTAGAATTAGGAACCTTTACCGGTTACTCTGCTCTAACCATGGCCGAGGCACTGCCCCGGGATGGAGAACTCTTCACGTGTGAATATAACAAGCGGTATGAAAATATAGCACGAACCTTTTTCGAGAAGAGTGAGCATGGTTCAAAAATTACGCTTTGTATGGGAAAAGCACTTGAAACCATTCCTACCATTGACGGTGAGTTTGATTTTGTTTTTTTGGATGCTGATAAAATTAATTACCCGAGCTATTATGAAATGATACAGCCACGCTTAACTCTTGGTGGGATCATGGTTATCGATAATGTGTTATGGGGCGGGGAAGTGTTGGAGCCAAGTACGGATAAAGCAAAAGCAATTGATAGGCTCAGTAAACAAATACACCGTGATAAATCGGTGGAGCAGGTCATGTTAACCGTACGTGATGGGATAACGGTGGTACGGAAAAAAGTAAAAGCCTGA